A region of the Salvelinus namaycush isolate Seneca chromosome 13, SaNama_1.0, whole genome shotgun sequence genome:
agagagagacacacagacagagagagagagagagagagagacacagacagggagagagagagagagagagacacagacagggagagagagagagagacacacagacagggagagagagagagagacacagacagggagagagagagacacacagacagtgagagagagagagacacacagacagggagagagagagagagacacagacagggagagagagagagagagacacagacagggagagagagagagagagagagagacacagacagggagagagagagagagagagacagacagggagagagagagagagagagagacagacagacagggagagagagagagacagacagacagggagagagagagagagagagacagacagacagggagagagagagagacacacagacagggagagaaagagagacacagacagacagtgtgggatGTGGGGTcaacttgcaaaacaagatttcaccaaaatgggacaaacacccccattgaaaccctacatgcagagttctgtaagatcatcctacatgtccagaggaaaactacaaacaatgcttgcagggcagaattaggtcaatatccactaataataaaaactcagaaaagagcaattcagttttggaaacatctaaaatacagtgatcccctctcatatcattaccaagccctgcaatgccaagagctgagcaaagaaaagagtcccctcatccagctggtcctggggctgagttcacaaacctgttctaacacactgaagcctcagaaccagaacatccaatcaatcagaataaaccaaattacaacacagtcaaaacaaaactacattgcttattgggaaacacaagcacaaacacaaagcaaaatgcagtgctatctggccctaaatcaacagtacaccgtggctaactatttgaccatggttactgatcaaaaccttagaaaaaccttgacaaagtacaggctcagtgagcacagccttgccattgagaagggtagacacaggaaaacctggctccctgtagaggaaaagctgtgcaaccactgcacaacagcagaacccgAGACGGAGCGTTCATGGCAGGCAACAGACGAGAGAGAGTGGACTTAACCCTTGCTGGGTGTGACGTGTTTGAAGTGGCTCAACCAGCTAGTTGAAAGTCAACATGCCTCATTGTCTCATTGTATACCAATAATAGAACAAAGCCATTGAACCTGCTACCCTCCATAGTCCGGCCTGGCCCCCTATTCAGCTCTTTAGCTAGCCCATGTCGTCACGTATGCCGTGTTCACGTCATGTCAGACACTCTGAAATTTCCGACTTGCTTACTCATTGTAAAAAGATGATACCAAGGTTTCCCACTTGGGAATGATCAGAATCAGCCAATAGGAAGCTCTACGCAAATAACATACATTCATTTTAAGAGTTCCCGAGTTTCCGACATGACGTGAATGTGGCATAACCTCCCACTATTAGAAAACAATGGCCAGACCAGAGCTACGGCCATTTTGTTTGTGTTGCAGGCTGTATCATGATTGGGAGTCCGGTAGGGCGGCGCactattggcccagcgtcttccgggtttggccggggtaggccgtcatcgtaaataacaatttgttcttaactgacttgcctagttacataaatgttaaataaaatacaaatattgtcATACCACTTCTTTTAGAATGATGGAGATATTTTAAAAAGAGATTCAGTTCGTCTCTAAATGTTTTGTTGGGTGTTGTTACGCCTCTAGTAAATGATTCCAAACATTTTAAGCGTCCTTTAATGTTAATCTTTGGTATGCAGCTGCAACATTGTTATTCGTGGCCTAAGAGGCTGTTAGTGAAGTCTAGATACAGAGGAAAAGGGTGTTTTCCAGGCAAAGGAAAAGCCTTTCATGTCGTTGAGAGGAGAGTTCCTGTCCTGCCTGATATGAACTCTGAGCCAACATGGCAACAATGTAAGTGCACTGGTGCAGCCAGTTCAAACACTGATTCTGCCTTCTATCTAATGTTAACATGAGCTAAGCTAAGCTAAGCTAAGTCAACATATGCCACGCCGTGACACCCAGTGAGCCTAACCTTGAAGGACCTCCATGGGCAGGACGATCCAGGCGTTCTCCAGGTAGGAGATGTACAGGTAACGAGCCGTGTTGCAGGCCAGACCGATGTACAGCACcctgtggagggagaggggaggaggagaaggtcaCAGAACACAGATGGTTTATTGATGTTCTGGAACTATCACTACTGACTATactggtcaaataataattcacCAATCACAAACCTAACCCTATCCTAAATTTTAACCCTATCCtaaaccctagccctaacctaaACCTATAGGAGGTTATTGCCTCAACAGAATTGCAGTTGAAAGCAAGGCCAAAGTTCAGAGGTCAAACCTGAACTGTCCCTGGATTGTGGTTGGTTTGTCATTGTCATTCTGAACTAGGGTTGCAAGGGGAGGGTATTTTACTGGAAACGTTTCTAAGTTTACCAGTAAATTACCAGGattttggtatctttcaaggatttgaCATAATCTATCACatgacatctagtggccctttgGGGTATTTCAGATTATTACAGGCATCTGTATTTGTCTCTGGCCCTCTGTtgggccttatcacatgtaaaatatatgaaataataaGATGGTTTTAAATATGGtttaaatataaaccatcaactcaGTGAATaacattggtgtttaatatgagggttacCAACGCTacgatagattgccatagattatctgttaattaccaaaattactgaagattccggtaactttggtaaattaccggtagctttgcaaccctattcTGAACAGAATATATTTCCTTCCCAGACCGTTGGATATTTGGTGCCCATCTCCCATGACAACGTCCTGTCCAATCAAACCCCTGACCTTTCAATGCAAATACAATGCAAATATACTGACACATTTACCAAATACTTAAATGATTCCAGTTTACAAACTTCTCTCTATTGCCTCTCTCATGAAACAAAAGCGACCTTTTGAACTTATTCTAAAAGTAAACGAACGCAAAGGCTGATTGTAGTATATTATTCGCTAACAAGCTATACATGTCCAGATGGGCCCGGATATGAGATGGGGtggatgagagagcgagagaaagagagagacagagagagagagacagagagagagacagagagagagacagagacagacagagagagacagagagagagacagagagagagacagagagagagacagagagagagagacagagagagagacagagagagatagtatGAGTGGCACTACTACCATTGTGTAGTTATTTTTTCACCCCTGATCCACCATAATATTCCACTACAAACATCTTAAACTAAAGTAGTTCACACAGGAACTGGACAGGAAACACAGCCGTGGGAAGTAGggctgtaaaaaataaatattaataacagtcctgtattagcggactgATATAGACAACTGTAGTGCGggcaacaacagcaacaaacaTTTTCCCACGACCCTGGCAGGAAATGAAAGACTGTCTATTCACTGAAGGTGAGATGACTTTCAAAATACTTGGCCGTCGTTTAAGTTCACCGACCAAAATCGGGAACAAGTGAAAAGTCTGACCAAatctagatttaaaaaaaaaatcatttctCAACAAATCTGCAATAAAAGGTGAGCTATTGGGTGGAATTAAATCACACTGAAGGACAGAAAATAATACTGCGACTGTGTAGGATTTCTGGAGCAGATTGAGCTGATCTGGGTTCTGTAGCCTGGTCCTACTATAGCAGACTGAGCTGACCTGGGTTCTGTAACCTGGTCCTACTATAGCAGACTGAGCTGACCTGGGTTCTGTAGCCTGGTCCTACTATAGCAGACTGAGCTGACCTGGGTTCTGTAGCCTGGTCCTACTATACCAGACTGGGCTGACCTGGGTTCTGTAGCCTGGTCCTACTATACCAGACTGGGCTGACCTGGGTTCTGTAGCCTGGTCCTACTATAGCAGACTGAGCTGATCTGGGTTCTGTAGCCTGGTCCTACTATAGCAGACTGAGCTGACCTGGgttctgtagcctggtcccagagaAGTTTGTGCTATCTTGCAAACTCCTATAGTCATTGTCACACAGGAGATGACTAGACATACAGATACACAAACAGACCTGAGGGGTACACTACAAATAGACCTGAGGGATATACTACAAACAGACCTGAGGGGTATACTACTGTACAAACAGACCCGAGGGGTATACTACTGTACAAACAGacctgaggggtatactacaaacaGACCTGAGGGGTATACTACTGTACAAACAGacctgaggggtatactacaaacagacctgaggggtatactacagTACAAACAGACCTGCGGGGTATACTACAGTACAAACAGacctgaggggtatactacagTACAAACAGACATGAGGGGTATACTACTGTACAAACAGACCTGGGGGGTATACTACTGTACAAACAGACCTGGGGGGTATACTACTGTACAAACAGACCTGGGGGGTATACTACTGTACAAACAGATCTGAGGGGTATACTACTGTACAAACAGACCTGAGGGGTATACTACTGTACAAACAGACCTCGGGGGTATACTACAAACAGATCTGAGGGGTATACTACTGTACAAACAGACCTGAGGGGTATACTACTGTACAAACAGACCTCGGGGGTATACTACAAACAGatctgaggggtatactacagTACAAACAGACCTGAGGGGTATACTACTGTACAAACAGACATGAGGGGTATACTACTGTACAAACAGATCTGAGGGGTATACTACTGTACAAACAGACCTGAGGGGTATACTACTGTACAAACAGACCTCGGGGGTATACTACAAACAGACCTGAGGGGTATACTACTGTACAAACAGACCTGAGGGGTATACCACAAACAGACCTGAGGGGTATACCACAAACAGacctgaggggtatactacaaacaGACCTGAGGGGTATAGTACAAACAGACCTGAGGGGTATAGTACAAACAGACCTGAGGGGTATACTACTGTACAAAAGGACCTGAGGGGTATAGTACAAACAGacctgaggggtatactacaaacagacctgaggggtatactacaaacaGACCTGAGGGGTATACTACTGTACTAACAGACCTGAGGGTTATACTACTGTACTAACAGACCTGAGGGTTATACTACTGTACAAACAGACCTGAGGGTTATACTGTACAAACAGACCTGAGGGGTATACTACTGTACAAACAGACCTGAGGGGTATACTACTGTACAAACAGacctgaggggtatactacaaacaGACCTGAGGGGTATACTACTGTACAAACCGACCTGAGGGGTATACTACTGTACAAACAGACCTGGGGTATACTACAAACAGacctgaggggtatactacaaacagacctgaggggtatactacaaacagacctgaggggtatactacaaacagacctgaggggtatactacaaacaGACCTGAGGGATAACCTAAACTTGAACATGGGTTGGGGTTGTTGGTTTAACAATTAAATCAATCCATGCCAATTTCAAGCATATATTCCCCCCAAAAGTTATTTCTGAACATTTAagcaagttagctggctaactcattgatccagCTTTGAGACATACCCCCCCTGGTCTTTTGACCCATGCCCCCTTTTATAAACCTTATATGGCCAACCAGCTCGATGAGCTtgtggctggtgaagtaggcgaCCAGCTCTGAGATGTGGCTCAGCACCGAGCACACTCCAAATAGCGTGGTGGTCCCTTTCAGGTCCTCCAGGTGCCAGTAGAGGAACGTGAACACAAAGCCGTAGCCGAACCCCATAAACCAGGCCACGAAGAGCACTGAGCCGTACTGCACGCTACACAGCAGCCGAATGAGGTCCTGGTAAAGAAATGGCTGGCTGACGACACTTTGGGATTCTAACGATTCCACTGCATGCCCTTTGGGAGATAAAACGCCACTGGACATTTGAGGAGACTCTGCCTCCTGTCTCTTATCCTCCTCCAGCTGGGCCTCCATTGGCCGGTGGTCACTAGTACTACTCTCAAAGTAAAACTGTGTGGACAATATCAAAGCTACGGCCATCAGGACTCCAAAGACAATAAAGGCTATCTGGTAGTTCTTGTAGTCGGGCACGATGCAGCCGGTGCCCTGGATGAAGAGCTTGATGTGGGTGTGGTCGATCCAGATGCCTACGCAGAGCATGGCCAGGCCCCAGCCCAGGGAGCCCCACATCCTCTGCAGGCCGTAGCGGTCCTGGTGGGGGCCCAGGTACTGCAGGGTGCGCGTGTCCACTATGGTCACAGCCGGAGCGCTGAAGAACTCGCCGATGATGATGACTAGCAGGATCAGGAGGAAGATGGTCTCCACCTGGTCGTGGTTGGAGATGATGTGGTAGACTTTCGGAATGGTTGTGGTGGTTGGTTTGGTTGTGGTTAGATTTGAGGCAGgttttgagctggctgttgtagtaggggtggtggagggggaagATGTTGTTGTTGTGATGGTGGGGGAAGGCACAGGTCCCGGGACAGTGCTGGGTCCAGTGACATTACCACCATCGCTCCTCACATACCTGTGCAGGGGACCGCCACTAACTGAGTCTGATGCTAAACCGTGTTGATTCGAAGAGAGGGAAAACAAGTCTCCAATCACACCCCTGCGGTCCCTACTGTAATTGGCCGGCAGACCGAGGTGGGCAGGGCTGGTGGGGCGTGCGACTGGGGGTTTCCTCTCCACGCATGTTATGGAGGCGGGCTTGATGAAGCCGATGCCGCAGTTGAACACCAGCCAGCAGAAAACGGAGAACACAAGCACCACCTTGCCCTTCTTGAAGCGGTCCGCCACCACCCCCCAAAAGGGGGCGCTACAGAATTCGATGAAGTACCGGATCCCGACCAGCAGGCCGCTCTGACTGGGAGTCATCCCCAGCTGCTTGTAGTAGACAGGCAGCAGTGGGTGTAGGGACCCATAGGCTGCATAGAAGAAGAAATAGAAGACCTTGGAGATGAGGAGGTGGTTGTCGATCTGCACGCAGTTCCTCTCCAGGCAGTCATTACTGGGGTTGGAGGAGGGGGAGTCAGGTGTGTCTGTGGGGGGAGACTCTGGACCTTGGGAGGCAGAGGCGGGGCCCGAGCCCACCGGTATCTGCTCCAGGGTGTTGGACAGGGTGTTGAAGGGTTCTGCCAGGACATACTTCCTCTTCTGATACCCCTCGTCATCCGTCAAGATGGCCACCTGGTCGTCACTCGccatctctgtgtctgtgtctgtgtctgtgtgagagagagagagagcgagagtgagtggggaagagagagagatagaagggagaGAGTGCGAGTCAGCAAGAGGGGAGAGAGCAagcgagggggagagaaagagaaagggggagagacaggggagagcaagcgagggggagagagagataggggggagagaaagagaaagggggagagagacaggggagagcaagagagggggagagagagataggggggagagaaagagaaagggggagagagacaggggagagcaagagagaggggagagagagaaagagcacaaacattgtaaatacaacctatatttatctgATCTTTATTGTCCCTTTcatacttcaactatttgcacatcgttactgTACATAGCCactaatataacatttgaaatgtctatattatTTTAAAACTTTTGTGAGTAATGTTTACCCTTCAATTTTGgtattgtttatttatttcacttttgtttatcatgtatttcacttgctttggtaatgtaaacatatggtttcccatgccaataaagccccttaaatttaaATTGACAGACAGAGACTTGTGACTTTTTGGAACATGTGCTCTATGGGCTGACAAAAAGCACACCTTCATTTTCTGAACCAGACACTTTTGGTAAACTGGTGGGAAATGGGCCTAGCATGTAAGGACTGACAGTCCATAAGATTGGCAAGATAGTTTTACAAACAAATGTTGAACCTGTCTAtgttttttaacataaataatatATGGGTTATGGCAAGGTCAGACAGGAGTACTAAAGCTCACCACTAATGAGTCATCATAAGGCTTTTATTACTTAGGTAGAAAAATCAAAAACATCTATAACAATAACTTATAAGTGCAGTCAAAAATAGAATAATTTGATTAGCAAGACAATTGAGTATGATGTTTAAGATCTTACATTTTGTTATATAAATGACTCGGGGAAACCATATCCATTAGATTACTGCTTCTACAGCAGGATACATGACTTCACAATTCCCTGTAGCGTACCAATAACATAAATGCTAGCCTGTAACTAGCTGTGCTCAGACCGAGAGGAATATATTCGGGTATTATTAATGACAAGACAACATCACACAACCATTGATAATAATAAGCTGTTTTATCACCGCAGCTGGTCATTATTTACTAGGCTATACACCTGTCGTTTAAGACGCTTCTTCTTGCAACCGCACATTAAAATGTAGATCTATATTCAATGtagaattatttttttaaacacagaGGGCGTATCTAAACGTGTTATTCTCTTTAACACAAATTAATCCAATAGTAGGAAGAAAAAAACAGCAAAGCTATCTTCTTACCCAAATTATTGTTTCAACGTTTCAATGTCTCAATGTTGTCTGAGTCCGCTTTTCTACAATGTATCTTCTCGAGCCCATAATTTAGCTGTCCTATTGGCGACGACTAACATCGGATGAATATGCGGACAGGCAGTTAATGTCACCGTCAAAATTCCGTGCTAGTTATACGCTTTCAAACATATACGAGGCTATTCATGTTGAACACATCTTGTTCGGAGAAGTCTAGACTGACGTCATTTCTCGCCCGCTCACGACTGCCAGACTATTTCGGAGTTCCAGACTGTTGTGGCGTGCGTGCAGCCTAAAATGAGACTGACTGCGCATTTACTCAATGATGATGAATGCACTGATAGTCCAAAGTGGCTTCTTGTCCTCATCGATATTGCTTTCTGCATGTCCAGCTCTTTCATTTAAGCACACATAAATAAAAGGCGCCAGAGTAGATTAAGTCACTTGGTCTGTTGAGAACCCCGCTTGTTAGAACAGccgcatttcaaatcaaatcaaatcgtatttgaatacaacaggttaccttacagtgaaatgcttacttacaagcccttaacaaacactgcagtttaaaaaataatttaaaaaatatctgaaaataaaattaaaataagaaATAACAGTATGAGACaggctggtctcatagactagatgtaacatagtaaacgaaAATCCGGGACACCCAAATGACTATGATATGTTGCGTTTGGAATGGTTACATAAAACAGAAGGTTGCTTCaggcaaaaacgaaagtaggATGGTTGgattagctaattagcaactacttAATATGTTTGAGCTACTTTGCATCtacttagctaacccttcccctaacctaactccaaactcctaaccttaacctctaccCTAACCTAGCTAATGTAATCCACCTAGCTAGCGTTAgagttagccacaacaaattggaattcataaTATACActatgtggacacccttcaaattagtggattcggct
Encoded here:
- the LOC120058005 gene encoding major facilitator superfamily domain-containing protein 6-like, producing MASDDQVAILTDDEGYQKRKYVLAEPFNTLSNTLEQIPVGSGPASASQGPESPPTDTPDSPSSNPSNDCLERNCVQIDNHLLISKVFYFFFYAAYGSLHPLLPVYYKQLGMTPSQSGLLVGIRYFIEFCSAPFWGVVADRFKKGKVVLVFSVFCWLVFNCGIGFIKPASITCVERKPPVARPTSPAHLGLPANYSRDRRGVIGDLFSLSSNQHGLASDSVSGGPLHRYVRSDGGNVTGPSTVPGPVPSPTITTTTSSPSTTPTTTASSKPASNLTTTKPTTTTIPKVYHIISNHDQVETIFLLILLVIIIGEFFSAPAVTIVDTRTLQYLGPHQDRYGLQRMWGSLGWGLAMLCVGIWIDHTHIKLFIQGTGCIVPDYKNYQIAFIVFGVLMAVALILSTQFYFESSTSDHRPMEAQLEEDKRQEAESPQMSSGVLSPKGHAVESLESQSVVSQPFLYQDLIRLLCSVQYGSVLFVAWFMGFGYGFVFTFLYWHLEDLKGTTTLFGVCSVLSHISELVAYFTSHKLIELVGHIRVLYIGLACNTARYLYISYLENAWIVLPMEVLQGVTHASVWAACISYLSAAVPPELRTSAQGILQGLHLGLGRGCGAMVGGGLVNVFGAAHTFRGIGMVSLVILLLFALIQWLAVQSGNKDPRMLAGNIPVPSSPVPIATIDIIQSNNGAATMTPPRKTKHQEDQEDLSKPAWVVSASPWVTLAFALHQIREMATLARSSPAKNPSDPAGTVGRHGGWQLVDWWVQG